A genomic region of Bactrocera dorsalis isolate Fly_Bdor chromosome 3, ASM2337382v1, whole genome shotgun sequence contains the following coding sequences:
- the LOC105225420 gene encoding decapping nuclease DXO homolog has protein sequence MFSKGNAGLNVRGNRNEIIPFPPFKKPQPIGYFSIVGGVLREYEPNAQQLRYYRPPSAQKFPLDLNEGLSLAIKKPETVQEEGLDHLLKFIFDNRDRLTRSLSACEDKKRLVAEFVCWRGLLRLLMCTPYEYRSDWSIVVTRFNGTFYLWKRDTDSDKFQRSQETEQQRTFASWGFKFEQYCLTESPFLEPNTSAPVDECSEFSCVFTTKIGSLDVLYGAEMDGIESEQPILLDDNPTFLEKLKFVEVKVRQRNLNRNQIQSYKRHKTRNWWCQSFLVGIQDIYLGLRNEQGQVERIEHVEVRSLPKQGINQWTPNVCATFLIEFLNYIKSLMSEVNCPYTVYDFYFNSKRGTVTYECLRGKNEYSFLPDYYIELMNPKNNSKNVNEIK, from the exons ATGTTTTCCAAGGGAAATGCAGGCTTGAATGTAAGGGGTAATCGTAATGAAATCATACCCTTTCCTCCGTTCAAGAAACCTCAGCCTATTGGATATTTTAGCATCGTAGGCGGAGTTTTGCGAGAATATGAACCTAATGCTCAACAACTGCGTTACTACAGACCTCCGTCAGCTCAAAAATTTCCTCTTGACTTAAATGAAGGTCTTAGTTTAGCTATCAAAAAACCAGAAACAGTACAAGAAGAAGGACTGGACCACTTGTTAAAATTTATCTTTGATAATCGTGATCGTTTAACAAGGTCTTTATCTGCTTGCGAAGACAAAAAGCGTCTTGTTGCTGAGTTCGTGTGCTGGCGAGGGCTTTTACGTTTGTTAATGTGCACTCCATATGAATATCGAAGCGATTGGTCAATAGTTGTAACACGATTTAATGGCACATTTTATCTTTGGAAACGTGACACTGATAGTGATAAGTTTCAGCGCTCTCAAGAGACCGAACAACAGCGTACATTTGCATCATGGGGTTTCAAATTTGAACAATATTGTCTGACAG AATCGCCGTTTCTGGAGCCGAACACAAGTGCACCAGTTGACGAATGCAGCGAATTTTCGTgtgtttttacaacaaaaattgggAGTCTGGATGTACTATACGGTGCTGAAATGGATGGCATTGAAAGTGAGCAACCGATATTGCT tgatGATAACCcaacatttttagaaaaattaaaatttgtcgaAGTAAAAGTACGTCAAAGAAACCTAAATAGAAATCAAATTCAGTCTTACAAACGTCATAAAACTCGTAATTGGTGGTGCCAATCATTTTTGGTAGGTATTCAAGATATATATTTGGGCCTACGGAATGAGCAGGGACAAGTTGAACGCATCGAACACGTTGAAGTACGGTCTTTACCAAAGCAAGGAATA aacCAATGGACACCAAATGTATGTGCGACATTTTTGATAGAATTTTTGAATTACATAAAATCACTAATGTCTGAAGTAAATTGCCCGTATACTGTTTACGACTTTTACTTCAACTCCAAACGCGGTACTGTAACGTATGAATGCTTACGAGGGAAGAACGAATATTCATTTCTACCAGACTACTACATTGAATTAATGAACCCTAAAAACAAcagtaaaaatgtaaatgaaattaaatga
- the LOC105225421 gene encoding protein disulfide-isomerase A3 has protein sequence MHRLLVVLCISVALVAGAEQDVLELTDDNFNSVLKQHETTLVMFYAPWCGHCKRLKPEYAKAAELVKGDDPPIALAKVDCTEAGKETCGKFSVSGYPTLKIFRGDSVSQDYSGPREANGIVKYMRAQVGPASRNIKSIDEINKFLDTKDTTIFGFFEDPDVALAKLFVKFADKNREKYRFGHSNDPDVLAKYGETEKIVLFRAPHLANKFEETNVQFEGSSESELSTFVKENFHGLVGHRTQDTIRDFKNPLIVAYYSVDYVKNPKGTNYWRNRVLKVAKEFTNKATFAISAKDDFQHELNEYGYDFVGDKPVILARDEKNLKYALKEEFSVENLRDFVEKLLDGELEPYVKSEPIPENNNAPVKVAVAKNFDEVVINNNKDTLVEFYAPWCGHCKKLAPVFDEVAEKLENEEVDLVKMDATANDVPPEFNVRGFPTLFWLPKNQKDKPVAYNEGREVDDFIKYIAKHATNELNGFDRSGKSKKTEL, from the exons ATGCATCGACTACTAGTGGTACTTTGCATTTCCGTGGCACTAGTTGCTGGCGCTGAGCAGGATGTGCTGGAATTGACGGATGACAATTTCAATTCTGTGTTGAAGCAACATGAAACTACATTAGTTATGTTTTATGCACCATG gtGTGGACATTGTAAGAGATTAAAACCCGAGTATGCCAAAGCTGCTGAGCTCGTAAAGGGTGACGACCCTCCAATAGCTTTGGCAAAG GTTGATTGCACAGAAGCCGGTAAAGAAACTTGCGGTAAATTCTCTGTTAGCGGCTATCCAACCCTTAAGATTTTCCGTGGTGATTCAGTTTCACAAGATTATAGTGGACCACGAGAAGCAAATGGAATTGTGAAATATATGAGAGCTCAAGTTGGACCAGCTTCCAGAAATATTAAATCGAttgatgaaattaataaattcttaGACACCAAGGATACAACGATATTTGGCTTCTTCGAGGACCCAGATGTAGCCCTTGCTAAACTGTTCGTCAAATTCGCTGATAAGAATAGAGAGAAATATCGTTTTGGTCATAGTAATGACCCTGATGTACTCGCTAAATATGGAGAAAC AGAAAAGATTGTGCTCTTCCGTGCACCACATTTGGCGAACAAATTTGAGGAAACGAACGTTCAGTTCGAGGGATCATCCGAATCTGAATTAAGTACATTCGTGAAGGAGAATTT CCATGGTTTGGTCGGTCATCGTACCCAGGATACAATTCGCGATTTTAAAAATCCACTTATAGTTGCGTACTACTCTGTTGATTATGTAAAGAATCCTAAAGGAACAAATTATTGGCGTAATCGCGTTCTCAAAGTGGCAAAGGAATTCACCAACAAAGCAACATTCGCTATTAGCGCAAAAGATGATTTCCAACATGAACTGAATGAATATGGCTATGACTTTGTTGGAGACAAGCCCGTCATTTTAGCCCGCGATGAAAAGAATCTCAAATATGCTTTGAAGGAGGAATTTTCTGTCGAAAATCTAcgagattttgttgaaaaattacttGATGGAGAACTTGAGCCTTACGTGAAGTCCGAGCCCATTCCAGAAAACAATAATGCCCCCGTAAAAGTTGCTGTTGCCAAAAACTTCGACGAAGTAGTcattaataacaataaagaCACATTGGTAGAATTTTATGCACCTTGGTGTGGGCATTGCAAGAAATTGGCACCAGTATTTGATGAAGTTGCCGAGAAATTGGAGAATGAAGAAGTAGATCTTGTTAAAATGGATGCCACTGCCAACGATGTTCCACCAGAGTTCAATGTCCGTGGATTCCCAACACTTTTCTGGCTGCCCAAAAATCAAAAAGACAAACCAGTTGCTTACAACGAAGGACGTGAGGTCGACGACTTCATTAAGTACATCGCCAAACACGCTACGAATGAACTTAATGGATTTGACCGCAGTGgcaaatcgaagaaaacagaaCTCTAA